In Streptococcus sp. SN-1, a single genomic region encodes these proteins:
- a CDS encoding carbamoyl phosphate synthase small subunit, translated as MTKRLLVLEDGTIFEGKAFGADIDVTGEIVFNTGMTGYQESITDQSYNGQILTFTYPLVGNYGINRDDYESIIPTCKGVVVFEEARRASNWRNQMTLDEFLKAKKIPGISGIDTRALTKIIRKHGTMRATLTHVGDSMDHVTDQLQATVLPTDNIKQVSTKTSYPAPGVGLSVVLVDFGLKHSILRELSKRNCNVTVVPYSTTAEEILHLNPDGVMLSNGPGNPEDVPQALDMIRGVQGKIPIFGICMGHQLFAMANGAKTYKMKFGHRGFNHAVREIATGRVDFTSQNHGYAVSREDLPEHLIITHEEINDKSVEGVRHRYQPAFSVQYHPDAAPGPHDASYLFDEFIEMMEAFKQSN; from the coding sequence ATGACAAAAAGACTTCTAGTATTAGAAGATGGAACAATTTTTGAAGGCAAGGCCTTCGGAGCAGATATCGATGTAACAGGTGAAATTGTCTTTAATACAGGTATGACCGGCTACCAAGAATCCATTACAGACCAGTCTTATAATGGACAAATCTTGACCTTTACCTATCCTTTGGTAGGAAATTATGGAATTAACCGTGATGATTACGAATCCATTATTCCAACTTGTAAGGGAGTTGTTGTTTTCGAAGAAGCACGTAGAGCAAGCAACTGGCGCAACCAAATGACCTTGGATGAATTTTTGAAAGCCAAGAAAATTCCTGGTATTTCAGGGATTGATACGCGTGCACTTACCAAGATTATCCGTAAGCATGGTACCATGCGAGCAACCTTGACTCATGTTGGAGATAGTATGGACCATGTGACGGACCAGCTCCAAGCGACAGTCTTGCCGACAGACAATATCAAGCAGGTTTCTACTAAAACTTCCTATCCAGCTCCAGGAGTTGGTTTGAGCGTGGTGCTAGTGGACTTTGGTCTCAAGCACTCAATCTTACGTGAACTTTCTAAGCGCAACTGTAACGTGACGGTTGTTCCGTATTCGACAACGGCTGAAGAAATTCTCCATCTCAATCCTGACGGAGTTATGTTGTCAAACGGTCCAGGTAACCCAGAAGATGTTCCACAGGCACTGGATATGATTCGCGGTGTGCAAGGAAAAATTCCAATCTTTGGTATCTGTATGGGGCATCAACTTTTTGCAATGGCAAACGGGGCTAAGACTTACAAGATGAAGTTTGGTCACCGTGGATTCAACCATGCGGTACGCGAAATTGCTACAGGCCGTGTAGACTTTACCAGCCAGAACCATGGTTATGCAGTTAGCCGTGAGGATTTGCCAGAACACTTGATTATCACCCACGAAGAAATCAATGACAAGTCAGTTGAAGGTGTGCGTCACAGATACCAACCTGCTTTCTCTGTTCAATACCATCCAGATGCAGCTCCTGGTCCTCATGATGCAAGCTACCTATTTGACGAGTTTATCGAGATGATGGAAG
- a CDS encoding aspartate carbamoyltransferase catalytic subunit: MSENQQALNHVVSMEDLTVDQVMKLIKRGIEFKNGAQLPYEDHPIVSNLFFEDSTRTHKSFEVAEIKLGLERLDFDVKTSSVNKGETLYDTILTLSALGVDVCVIRHPEVDYYRELIASPTITTSIINGGDGSGQHPSQSLLDLMTIYEEFGHFEGLKVAIAGDLDHSRVAKSNMQILKRLGAELYFAGPEEWRSQEFADYGQFVTIDEIIDQVDVMMFLRVQHERHDSGAVFSKEDYHAQHGLTQERYDRLKETAILMHPAPVNRDVEIADHLVEAPKSRIVQQMTNGVFVRMAILESVLASRNAN; this comes from the coding sequence ATGTCAGAAAATCAACAAGCATTGAACCATGTGGTATCCATGGAAGACCTCACTGTCGATCAAGTGATGAAATTGATCAAGCGAGGAATTGAGTTTAAAAACGGAGCTCAGCTTCCCTATGAGGACCATCCGATTGTCTCCAATCTTTTCTTTGAGGATTCTACACGGACGCATAAGTCCTTTGAAGTGGCAGAGATTAAACTGGGATTGGAACGACTTGACTTTGATGTGAAAACTAGTTCGGTTAATAAGGGTGAGACACTTTATGATACCATCCTGACTCTGTCTGCTTTAGGAGTGGATGTTTGTGTGATTCGTCACCCAGAGGTTGACTACTACAGAGAGTTAATTGCAAGTCCAACGATTACGACTTCCATTATCAATGGTGGAGATGGTTCGGGCCAACACCCTAGCCAGAGCTTGCTTGATTTGATGACCATTTATGAGGAATTTGGCCACTTTGAGGGGCTCAAGGTTGCGATTGCAGGTGACTTGGACCACTCACGTGTTGCTAAATCCAATATGCAGATTTTGAAACGCTTGGGAGCTGAACTTTATTTTGCTGGACCTGAGGAATGGAGAAGTCAAGAGTTTGCAGACTATGGACAGTTTGTAACTATTGATGAAATCATTGATCAGGTGGATGTCATGATGTTTCTTCGTGTGCAACATGAACGTCATGATAGTGGAGCTGTCTTTTCGAAAGAAGACTACCATGCTCAACATGGCTTGACTCAAGAACGTTATGATCGCTTGAAAGAAACAGCAATCCTCATGCACCCAGCTCCAGTCAATCGTGATGTAGAAATTGCAGATCACTTGGTTGAAGCACCAAAATCACGGATTGTCCAACAAATGACCAATGGTGTCTTTGTTCGAATGGCAATCTTAGAATCCGTACTGGCGAGTAGAAACGCCAACTAA
- the pyrR gene encoding bifunctional pyr operon transcriptional regulator/uracil phosphoribosyltransferase PyrR — protein MKAKEVVDELTVKRAITRITYEIIERNKDLNKIVLAGIKTRGVFIAHRIQERLEQLENLSVPVVELDTKPFRDDVKSGEDTSLVSVDVTDREVILVDDVLYTGRTIRAAIDNIVGHGRPARVSLAVLVDRGHRELPIRPDYVGKNIPTSRSEEIIVEMAELDGQDRVLITEEA, from the coding sequence ATGAAGGCAAAAGAAGTTGTAGACGAATTGACCGTCAAACGAGCGATTACGCGTATTACTTATGAGATTATCGAACGCAACAAAGATTTGAATAAAATCGTCTTGGCTGGTATTAAAACTCGCGGTGTCTTTATCGCCCACCGTATCCAGGAACGTTTAGAGCAGCTAGAAAACCTTTCAGTTCCGGTTGTAGAATTGGATACTAAACCCTTCCGTGACGATGTTAAAAGTGGAGAAGATACTTCTTTAGTTTCTGTTGATGTGACAGACCGTGAAGTTATCTTGGTGGACGATGTGCTTTATACAGGCCGCACTATCCGTGCTGCTATTGATAATATTGTAGGTCATGGTCGTCCTGCGCGCGTGAGTTTAGCAGTTCTAGTCGATCGTGGACATAGAGAATTGCCAATCCGTCCAGATTACGTTGGAAAAAATATCCCAACCAGTCGTTCTGAAGAAATCATCGTAGAGATGGCAGAACTTGATGGCCAAGACAGAGTTCTGATTACTGAAGAAGCTTAG
- the nth gene encoding endonuclease III: MVLSKKRARKVLEEIIALFPDAKPSLDFTNHFELLVAVMLSAQTTDAAVNKATPGLFAAFPTPQAMSVATESEIASHISRLGLYRNKAKFLKKCAQQLLDDFDGQVPQTREGLESLAGVGRKTANVVMSVGFGIPAFAVDTHVERICKHHDIVKKSATPLEVEKRVMDILPPEKWLAAHQAMIYFGRAICHPKNPECDQYPQLYDFSKL; encoded by the coding sequence ATGGTCTTGTCAAAAAAACGTGCACGAAAGGTGCTGGAAGAAATCATTGCTCTGTTTCCAGATGCCAAGCCAAGTCTTGATTTTACCAATCATTTTGAACTCTTGGTTGCGGTCATGTTGTCAGCCCAGACGACAGATGCAGCGGTAAATAAGGCCACACCAGGTCTCTTTGCTGCCTTTCCAACGCCACAAGCCATGTCTGTTGCAACAGAAAGTGAAATTGCCTCACACATTTCTCGCCTGGGACTGTATCGAAATAAGGCTAAATTCCTTAAGAAATGTGCCCAACAGTTACTAGATGATTTTGATGGTCAAGTTCCTCAAACACGTGAGGGATTGGAGAGTTTGGCAGGTGTTGGTCGCAAGACAGCCAATGTTGTCATGAGTGTAGGATTTGGGATTCCAGCTTTTGCAGTGGATACTCATGTGGAGCGTATTTGTAAACACCATGATATTGTCAAAAAATCAGCGACACCGCTTGAGGTGGAAAAGCGGGTTATGGATATTTTGCCACCTGAAAAATGGTTAGCAGCCCATCAGGCCATGATTTATTTCGGACGGGCTATCTGCCATCCTAAAAATCCAGAGTGTGACCAGTACCCACAGTTATATGATTTTAGCAAGTTATAA
- a CDS encoding DUF177 domain-containing protein — MKLNIQEIRKQSEGLHFEQTLDLAADLHARNQEILDVKYILAVGKVQYEDRMYFLDYQLSYTIVLASSRSMEPVELVESYPVTEVFMEGATNQLDQEVLDDDLVLPIENGELDLAESVSDNILLNIPIKVLTAEEEAGQGFVSGNDWQIMTEEEYQAQQAVKKEENSPFAGLQGLFDGDE; from the coding sequence ATGAAATTAAATATTCAAGAAATTCGTAAGCAGTCTGAAGGCTTGCATTTTGAACAAACCTTAGACCTAGCCGCAGACCTGCATGCACGTAATCAAGAAATTTTAGATGTAAAATATATCCTTGCAGTTGGGAAAGTACAGTACGAAGACCGTATGTATTTCTTAGATTATCAACTATCTTATACCATTGTTCTTGCTTCAAGTCGCAGTATGGAGCCAGTTGAGTTAGTTGAATCTTATCCAGTAACGGAAGTTTTCATGGAAGGCGCAACCAACCAGCTAGATCAGGAAGTTTTAGATGATGATTTGGTCTTGCCTATCGAAAATGGAGAACTTGACCTTGCTGAGAGCGTGTCAGACAATATCCTACTAAACATTCCTATCAAGGTCTTGACGGCTGAAGAAGAAGCTGGTCAAGGATTTGTGTCAGGAAATGACTGGCAAATCATGACTGAGGAAGAATACCAAGCTCAACAAGCAGTTAAGAAAGAAGAAAACAGTCCTTTTGCTGGCTTACAAGGACTATTTGATGGAGACGAATAA
- a CDS encoding ATP-binding cassette domain-containing protein, whose amino-acid sequence MIKINHLTITQNKDLRDLVSDLNMSIQDGKKVAIIGEEGNGKSTLLKTLMGEALPDFTIKGDIQSDHHSLAYIPQKLPEKLKKRSLHDYFFLDSIDLDYSILYRLAEELHFDSNRFASDQEIGSLSGGEALKIQLIHELAKPFEILFLDEPSNDLDLETVDWLKRQIQKMRQTVIFISHDEDFLSETADTIVHLRLVKHRKEAETLVEHLDYDSYSEQRKANFARQSQQAANDQRAYDKTMEKHRRVKQNVETVLRATKDSTAGRLLAKKMKNVLSQEKRFEKTAQSMTQKPLEEEQIQLFFSDIQPLPASKVLIQLEKENLSIGERVLVQELRLTVRGQEKIGIIGPNGIGKSTLLAKFQQLLSAKREISLGFMPQDYHKKLQLDLSPIAYFSKTGEKEELQKIQSHLASLNFSYPEMQHQIRSLSGGQQGKLLLLDLVLCKPNFLLLDEPTRNFSPTSQPQIRKLFATYPGGIITVSHDRRFLKEVCSSIYRLTEHGLEVVNL is encoded by the coding sequence ATGATAAAAATCAATCACCTGACCATCACTCAAAACAAAGATTTACGAGACCTTGTCTCAGACTTAAACATGAGCATTCAAGACGGAAAGAAGGTCGCTATTATTGGCGAAGAAGGAAATGGCAAATCAACCTTGCTTAAAACTTTAATGGGGGAAGCTTTGCCTGATTTCACTATAAAGGGAGACATCCAGTCTGACCATCATTCTCTGGCCTACATTCCTCAAAAACTTCCCGAGAAGCTGAAAAAGAGAAGTCTACACGACTACTTCTTTTTAGATTCTATTGATTTAGACTACAGCATTCTTTATCGTTTGGCGGAGGAGTTACACTTTGATAGCAACCGTTTCGCTAGCGATCAAGAGATTGGCAGTCTATCAGGGGGCGAAGCTTTGAAAATTCAGCTCATCCATGAGTTAGCCAAACCCTTTGAGATTCTATTTTTAGATGAACCTTCAAATGACCTAGACCTTGAAACGGTTGATTGGCTAAAAAGACAGATACAGAAGATGAGGCAAACCGTTATTTTCATTTCCCATGATGAGGACTTTCTTTCTGAAACGGCAGACACTATTGTTCACTTGCGACTGGTCAAGCACCGTAAAGAAGCGGAAACACTAGTAGAGCATTTAGACTATGATAGTTATAGTGAGCAGAGAAAGGCTAATTTTGCCAGACAAAGCCAGCAAGCAGCCAACGACCAAAGAGCCTACGATAAAACCATGGAAAAACATCGGCGAGTCAAGCAAAATGTAGAAACTGTGCTTCGAGCTACTAAAGACAGTACTGCCGGTCGCCTATTGGCTAAAAAGATGAAAAATGTCCTCTCTCAAGAAAAACGCTTTGAAAAGACAGCTCAGTCCATGACCCAAAAGCCACTTGAAGAGGAACAAATCCAACTTTTCTTTTCAGACATTCAACCATTACCTGCTTCTAAAGTTTTAATCCAACTGGAAAAAGAAAATTTGTCTATTGGCGAGCGAGTTTTGGTTCAAGAACTACGACTAACTGTCCGTGGACAAGAAAAAATCGGTATTATCGGCCCAAATGGTATTGGAAAATCGACTCTGCTAGCCAAGTTTCAACAGCTGCTTAGCGCCAAAAGAGAAATTTCGCTTGGTTTTATGCCACAAGATTACCACAAAAAACTGCAATTGGATTTATCACCAATAGCCTATTTCAGCAAAACTGGGGAAAAAGAGGAACTACAAAAAATCCAATCTCACTTAGCCAGTCTCAATTTCAGTTATCCAGAAATGCAGCATCAAATTCGCTCCTTATCTGGCGGACAACAGGGTAAACTCCTGCTTTTGGATTTAGTCTTGTGCAAACCAAACTTTCTCCTGTTGGATGAACCTACACGAAACTTTTCTCCAACTTCTCAACCCCAAATCAGAAAACTCTTTGCAACCTATCCAGGCGGTATCATCACTGTTTCGCATGACCGTCGTTTCTTAAAAGAGGTCTGTTCAAGCATCTACCGCCTGACAGAACACGGTCTGGAGGTCGTTAATTTATAA
- a CDS encoding pneumococcal-type histidine triad protein, whose product MKFSKKYIAAGSAVIVSLSLCAYALNQHRSQENKDDNRVSYVDGSQSSQKTENLTPDQVSQKEGIQAEQIVIKITDQGYVTSHGDHYHYYNGKVPYDALFSEELLMKDPNYQLKDGDIVNEIKGGYIIKVDGKYYVYLKDAAHADNVRTKDEINRQKQEHVKDNEKVSSDVAVARSQGRYTTDDGYVFNPADIIEDTSDAYIVPHGGHYHYIPKSDLSASELAAAKAHLAGKNTQPSQLSYSSAASDNNTQSVAQGSTSKPEGKAENLQSLLKELYDSPSDQRYSESDGLVFDPAKIISRTPNGVAIPHGDHYHFIPYSKLSPLEEKLARMVPIGGTVSTVSTNEKPHEVASSLGSISSNPSSSTTSKELSSTSDGYIFNPKDIVEETATAYIVRHGDHFHYIPKTNQIGQPTLPNNGLTIPSPSLLVNPGVSHEEHEEDGHGFDANRIIAEDEAGFIMSHGDHNHYFFKKDLTADQIKAAQDHLKGANPATPNPAHDEDHHGHHHDENHDHGFDANRVISEDEQGFVMSHGDHNHFFFKKDLTAEQIKAAQDHLKTHHDVEPVKPLAKTVESFSRDASDEEKIAYISKTYGVPLEAIRISNGFFVFGNPDQAYDPTHIHPYAVRKEHVRIPLQTGNPELDFLNELYTTALRDGVSPYSLQVENGSFVIPHGDHNHYIKVQTKGYEVALKNKIPALQSNYQPGAFDEKAVLEKVDQLLADSRSIYKDKPIEQRQIELALGQFTENMKKLATNSTAGYLATLDLFDKQYIHIDESVKPTETSALDKKYQALIDKINTLDTDSYGLPKKDLLVRLQEAKLAKDEAALVAVESQLQALQDFNDRTGVTTVEYIKYFYEHVNDGRLSDELRNKVAQLTWTLYQSQSFLKAAELNKLFPSIYQAKQEVEEALKAQPTTAKSSQTVLDTEKVDNQSAKTAIYGFLKELYGDFMPEEHVNHVSKEQVESLLSKATQLLEQIQEEGIRQSLAEEVENLKAATNKADADLDEVNSQVKDVLTRIASALQQEKENAEQDPQTLVLYQKLYDILMSLHAYLENNKGSDEDFDKVDTLLDQLSAKSKDKAALLELTKAILVLNQEIKSKASASEEATPATNAEANTDKTSPETETSVAAESNSETASDENKPSNATDSKSAESVPEKETTESTTNTGN is encoded by the coding sequence ATGAAATTCAGTAAAAAGTATATAGCAGCTGGATCAGCTGTTATCGTATCCTTGAGTCTTTGTGCCTATGCACTGAACCAGCATCGCTCGCAGGAAAATAAGGACGATAATCGTGTCTCTTATGTGGATGGTAGCCAGTCAAGTCAGAAAACTGAAAACCTGACACCAGATCAGGTTAGCCAAAAAGAAGGAATTCAGGCTGAGCAAATTGTCATCAAAATTACAGATCAGGGCTATGTGACGTCACACGGTGACCACTATCATTACTATAATGGGAAAGTTCCTTATGATGCCCTCTTTAGTGAAGAACTCTTGATGAAGGATCCAAACTATCAACTTAAGGATGGAGATATTGTCAATGAGATCAAAGGTGGTTATATCATCAAGGTCGATGGAAAATATTATGTCTACCTGAAAGATGCAGCTCATGCTGATAATGTTCGAACCAAAGATGAAATCAATCGTCAAAAACAAGAACATGTCAAAGATAATGAGAAGGTCAGTTCAGATGTTGCTGTAGCAAGGTCTCAGGGACGCTATACGACAGATGATGGTTATGTCTTTAATCCAGCTGATATTATCGAAGATACGAGTGATGCTTATATCGTTCCTCACGGAGGTCACTACCACTATATCCCAAAAAGTGATTTGTCTGCTAGTGAGTTAGCTGCTGCTAAAGCTCATTTAGCTGGCAAAAATACGCAACCAAGTCAGTTAAGCTATTCTTCAGCAGCTAGTGACAATAACACGCAATCTGTAGCACAAGGATCAACTAGCAAGCCAGAAGGTAAGGCTGAAAATCTCCAAAGTCTATTGAAAGAACTCTACGATTCACCTAGCGACCAACGTTACAGTGAATCAGACGGTCTGGTTTTTGACCCTGCTAAGATTATCAGCCGTACGCCAAATGGAGTTGCGATTCCGCATGGCGACCATTACCACTTTATTCCTTACAGCAAGCTCTCTCCTTTAGAAGAAAAGCTTGCTAGAATGGTGCCTATCGGTGGAACTGTTTCTACAGTTTCTACAAATGAAAAACCTCATGAAGTAGCGTCTAGTCTAGGAAGTATTTCAAGCAATCCTTCTTCTTCAACGACAAGTAAGGAACTCTCTTCAACATCTGATGGTTATATCTTTAATCCAAAAGATATCGTTGAAGAAACAGCCACAGCTTATATCGTCAGACATGGTGATCATTTCCATTACATTCCTAAGACGAATCAAATTGGTCAACCGACTCTTCCAAACAATGGTCTAACAATACCTTCGCCATCACTTCTAGTCAATCCTGGTGTTTCACATGAGGAACATGAAGAAGATGGGCACGGCTTTGATGCTAATCGTATTATTGCGGAAGATGAAGCAGGATTTATCATGAGTCATGGTGACCACAATCATTACTTCTTCAAGAAGGATTTGACTGCTGATCAAATCAAGGCAGCACAAGACCACTTGAAAGGTGCAAATCCAGCAACACCAAATCCAGCTCATGATGAAGATCATCATGGACACCATCATGATGAAAACCATGATCACGGTTTTGATGCCAATCGTGTCATCAGTGAGGATGAACAAGGCTTTGTCATGTCACACGGAGATCACAATCATTTCTTCTTTAAGAAAGATTTGACAGCAGAGCAAATTAAGGCCGCACAGGATCATCTGAAAACACATCATGATGTAGAACCTGTAAAACCTCTTGCTAAAACGGTAGAGTCTTTCTCAAGAGATGCTAGTGATGAAGAAAAGATTGCTTATATCTCTAAAACTTATGGCGTTCCACTTGAAGCTATTAGAATTTCAAACGGATTCTTTGTTTTTGGAAATCCAGACCAAGCCTACGATCCAACTCATATCCATCCCTATGCTGTTCGTAAGGAACACGTTCGGATTCCTCTTCAAACTGGCAATCCAGAACTTGATTTCCTAAATGAACTTTATACTACTGCTTTGCGAGATGGTGTGTCTCCTTATAGTTTACAGGTAGAAAATGGTAGTTTTGTGATTCCTCATGGCGACCACAATCACTACATCAAGGTTCAAACGAAGGGCTATGAAGTAGCTTTGAAAAACAAGATTCCAGCCCTACAATCCAATTATCAACCTGGAGCTTTTGATGAGAAGGCAGTCTTGGAAAAAGTAGATCAACTTCTAGCTGATAGCAGAAGTATCTACAAAGACAAGCCTATCGAACAAAGACAGATTGAGTTAGCCTTAGGTCAGTTTACTGAAAACATGAAGAAACTGGCAACTAACTCTACAGCAGGTTATCTTGCGACACTTGATCTCTTTGATAAGCAATATATCCATATTGATGAGAGTGTCAAGCCTACTGAAACAAGTGCTTTAGATAAAAAATATCAAGCCTTGATTGATAAAATCAATACACTAGATACAGATTCTTATGGACTTCCTAAGAAAGACCTTCTTGTTCGACTTCAAGAAGCTAAATTGGCTAAAGATGAGGCTGCTTTAGTAGCGGTTGAATCACAACTTCAAGCTCTTCAAGACTTTAATGATCGAACAGGTGTTACAACAGTTGAATACATCAAGTACTTCTACGAACACGTAAATGACGGTCGTTTGAGTGATGAACTTCGAAACAAAGTGGCTCAGTTGACTTGGACCTTGTATCAATCTCAATCCTTCCTTAAGGCAGCAGAATTGAACAAATTATTCCCAAGTATCTATCAGGCAAAACAAGAAGTGGAAGAAGCTCTGAAAGCTCAGCCAACTACTGCGAAATCAAGTCAGACAGTTCTAGATACTGAAAAAGTTGATAATCAAAGTGCCAAGACAGCTATTTATGGCTTCTTGAAAGAATTGTATGGAGACTTTATGCCTGAAGAGCATGTGAATCATGTCAGCAAGGAACAAGTAGAAAGTCTCTTGAGCAAGGCAACTCAACTCTTAGAGCAAATCCAAGAAGAAGGAATCAGACAATCCTTGGCGGAAGAAGTAGAAAATCTCAAAGCTGCCACAAATAAGGCTGATGCAGATTTGGATGAAGTAAACAGCCAGGTGAAAGATGTCTTGACTCGTATCGCTAGTGCCCTTCAACAAGAGAAAGAAAATGCTGAGCAAGATCCTCAGACACTTGTACTCTATCAAAAACTTTACGATATCCTCATGTCACTTCACGCTTACTTAGAAAACAATAAGGGTTCTGATGAGGACTTTGATAAGGTGGATACTCTACTAGATCAACTTTCTGCTAAGAGTAAAGATAAAGCTGCTTTACTTGAATTGACAAAAGCTATTCTAGTCTTGAATCAAGAAATAAAGTCAAAAGCTAGCGCAAGTGAAGAAGCAACTCCTGCAACAAATGCTGAAGCAAATACTGATAAGACCAGTCCCGAAACTGAAACATCAGTAGCTGCAGAATCTAATAGTGAAACTGCCAGCGACGAAAACAAACCGAGCAACGCAACAGATTCTAAATCTGCTGAATCAGTTCCAGAAAAGGAAACAACAGAATCTACAACAAATACTGGAAATTAA
- the ciaH gene encoding two-component system sensor histidine kinase CiaH: MFSKLKKTWYADDFSYFIRNFGVFTLIFSTMTLIILQVMHSSLYTSVDDKLHGLSENPQAVIQLAVNRATEEIKDLENAATDTSKTEVKPNVSSNTEVILFDKNFTQLLSGNRFLGLDKIKLEKKELGHIYQIQVFNSYGQEEIYRMILMETNISSVSTNIKYAAILINTSQLEQASQKHEKLIVIVMTSFWILSLLASLYLARVSVRPLLESMQKQQSFVENASHELRTPLAVLQNRLETLFRKPEATIMDVSESIASSLEEVRNMRFLTTNLLNLARRDDGIKPELAEVPTSFFNTTFTNYEMIASENDRVFRFENRIHRTIVTDQLLLKQLMTILFDNAVKYTEEDGEIDFLISATDRNLYLLVSDNGVGISTEDKKKIFDRFYRVDKARTRQKGGFGLGLSLAKQIVDALKGTITVKDNKPKGTIFEVKIAIHTPSKKKK, from the coding sequence ATGTTCAGTAAACTAAAAAAAACATGGTATGCGGATGACTTTAGTTACTTTATTCGCAACTTCGGTGTCTTCACTCTGATTTTCTCCACCATGACCTTGATTATTTTACAGGTCATGCATTCGAGTCTTTATACTTCGGTGGATGATAAGCTTCATGGACTGAGTGAAAATCCTCAGGCAGTTATTCAGCTGGCAGTGAATAGGGCAACAGAAGAGATTAAAGATTTAGAGAATGCTGCCACAGATACTAGCAAGACTGAGGTGAAACCCAATGTCAGTTCTAACACAGAAGTCATTCTTTTTGATAAAAATTTTACCCAACTCCTTTCTGGAAATCGATTTTTGGGATTGGATAAAATTAAGTTAGAAAAGAAAGAACTAGGCCATATCTATCAGATTCAGGTTTTTAATAGCTATGGACAAGAAGAAATCTATCGCATGATATTGATGGAAACCAATATCAGTTCGGTTTCAACCAATATCAAGTATGCAGCTATCTTGATTAATACCAGTCAGTTGGAGCAGGCCAGTCAAAAGCACGAGAAATTGATTGTGATTGTGATGACAAGTTTCTGGATTTTGTCTTTGCTTGCCAGTCTCTATCTAGCTAGGGTCAGTGTTCGGCCCCTGCTTGAGAGCATGCAGAAGCAACAGTCCTTCGTGGAAAATGCCAGTCATGAGTTACGAACCCCACTTGCAGTTCTGCAAAATCGTTTAGAGACCCTTTTCCGTAAGCCGGAAGCTACCATTATGGATGTGAGCGAAAGCATTGCCTCTAGTTTAGAAGAAGTCCGAAATATGCGTTTTTTGACAACAAACTTGTTGAACTTAGCTCGTAGAGATGATGGCATTAAGCCAGAACTTGCAGAAGTTCCAACTAGTTTTTTCAATACGACTTTCACAAACTATGAGATGATTGCTTCGGAAAATGATCGTGTCTTCCGTTTTGAAAATCGGATTCATCGCACGATTGTCACAGACCAGCTTCTTCTGAAACAACTGATGACCATCTTATTTGATAATGCTGTCAAGTATACTGAAGAGGATGGTGAAATTGATTTTCTTATCTCGGCGACCGATCGCAATCTGTATTTACTTGTTTCTGATAATGGAGTCGGTATTTCGACAGAAGATAAGAAGAAAATTTTTGATCGTTTTTATCGAGTGGACAAGGCTAGAACCCGCCAAAAAGGTGGATTTGGTTTAGGATTATCTCTGGCCAAGCAAATTGTAGATGCGCTTAAAGGAACCATTACTGTTAAAGATAATAAACCAAAGGGAACAATCTTTGAAGTGAAGATTGCTATCCACACACCATCTAAAAAGAAAAAATAA
- the ciaR gene encoding two-component system response regulator CiaR, with amino-acid sequence MIKILLVEDDLGLSNSVFDFLDDFADVMQVFDGEEGLYEAESGVYDLILLDLMLPEKNGFQVLKELREKGITTPVLIMTAKESLDDKGHGFELGADDYLTKPFYLEELKMRIQALLKRSGKFNENSLTYGNIVVNLSTNTVKVEDTPVELLGKEFDLLVYFLQNQNVILPKTQIFDRLWGFDSDTTISVVEVYVSKIRKKLKGTTFAENLQTLRSVGYILKDVQ; translated from the coding sequence ATGATAAAAATCTTATTGGTTGAGGATGACTTAGGCCTGTCAAATTCAGTATTTGACTTTTTAGACGATTTTGCAGATGTCATGCAGGTATTTGATGGAGAAGAAGGTCTCTACGAAGCTGAGAGTGGCGTCTATGACTTGATTTTGCTCGATTTGATGTTACCTGAAAAAAATGGTTTCCAAGTCTTGAAAGAATTGCGTGAAAAGGGAATTACGACACCAGTTCTGATTATGACTGCCAAGGAAAGTTTGGATGACAAGGGACACGGATTTGAATTGGGAGCGGATGATTATTTGACCAAACCTTTCTACCTAGAAGAACTCAAAATGCGGATTCAGGCCCTTCTCAAACGTTCAGGTAAATTTAATGAAAACAGCTTGACTTATGGAAATATTGTAGTTAATTTGTCAACCAATACCGTTAAAGTCGAAGATACTCCTGTCGAATTGCTGGGGAAAGAGTTTGATTTACTGGTTTATTTCCTTCAAAATCAAAATGTTATTTTGCCTAAGACTCAGATTTTTGATCGTCTATGGGGATTTGATAGTGACACAACAATTTCAGTTGTCGAAGTCTATGTTTCAAAAATTCGTAAGAAATTAAAAGGAACCACTTTTGCAGAGAATTTGCAAACCTTGCGCAGTGTTGGGTATATTTTAAAAGATGTTCAGTAA